The following nucleotide sequence is from Siniperca chuatsi isolate FFG_IHB_CAS linkage group LG2, ASM2008510v1, whole genome shotgun sequence.
tgtgtgtgtgtgtgtgtgtgtgtgtgtttgtgagcatgtGTGAATGTTGATGGGTGATCTAATGGTGATTCATGTATACACACTGTTGAGATTGTCTtacctgatttatttttatatagatAAAAGAAAGTTCCTTATAGAAATGTATGATTTGCTAGTCTGCTGTGTCATAATCATATGTGAAGAGTAATCCTGTATAAGGTTCAATGTCTTGGCACAGAGGCTGCAGTTAACGGGGGCTCCAGCCCATCATCTATTGTAATGAGCGCTCTTTCTTGAACAGTATTTTGCTATCCCCTATGTTGTCATGTCATGGTGAGAATGGATAATTCTTTCAAATCTTGACCAGTGAGTATTGTCTTAGCACCTCAGTATAATTTTTAAAGGATGGTAGTGGTCGTGGACCGAGAAGTTTTGATATGGGCTAACATAAGAGCCAGAAATAATAAGCCACATTTATAAAGCATGCATTCGCCCAACCGGTCAACATACAAAAACACGAGACgcttttaaaaattaaatatatgaaaatcCTCTAATATAGTTTTTATGTTCACAGCATATGATTAGTGACATTAAGTTTAGAGTTCAGTAACATATGTTCAGCATGCATTGGCCTTCCTTTGACCAACATGAAAGCAGCCAAAGATAGTAAAGATAATGGAATATGCGTGTATTTGATTCTGAAAGCAGGGGAGTTTTCCATTTCTACTTTAAGTTTAACAGCACTGAATATACACAGCCACTTCACCATAAGTCAGTTGTAAATGCCCAACCTGATGCATGAGCAGTGAGCACACATACCCACTAAAGATACATACAGGTATGGAACACAATCTTCAGGCTACATAGATACACTTAGTTTCCATGGTGACAGCAGCTGTCCTCAGAGGTTGGCAGCAGCTCAGCAACGGTTTGTTAATTGGGGCGGGAAGGTCTGGTTGCATGTAACGTATGTTCAACACATAAACAAGAACACACACGGGCATGTACCCATAAAGTGACAGGTATGCACAGTAGTCACATGTTAGCAGAGCCACTCCTCACTGTGCATATTTATGAGTACTGTGTAAAAGCAACAGTATTATGTAATGACCTTGTACattgttatgtttatgtttaaaatcTCTGTAGCATCACATAAATACTACaatttcccacaatgcattctctattatctgtttatatacTATATTGCCTCACAGCAAAGAGAAACAGTCTTACATAGCACATAAGTGTCACTTACCACTGTTAAAACAACATATTACAAGAATGACCATACACTTCACACAGAATATAAAGACAAAAGTCCTGTATCGCCATAGAAATGCTCTCCATCACATCCCAAACTTAAGAATGTGAATTAAATCATGTATTAAGATCCATATAGATCATGCCAACATGAGCAGAGTTAGTATACAGAGTTAATAACCTACTGTTCCTCCCTCAACCCCttgaaatctaatttaaaatgtgaaggTACAAATTTTTTGTAATGCCTTTAAAAATTTCAAGAACATGTATATCTTATGTTATCACAACTTTCTCCAATGTTAATTAGATGAGTGAAGAAGAGCCTCACTGCCAAACCAAACTGACCAAACTGTTAAAGCTTCCTGGCACAAATATATTAGTAAAAGATGCAAATTAAAGAGGGCATTGCACTATTATAAATGTAGGTGTTGAGTAAAATTTGattcaaaagtcaaacacatgGTGATTGACATAATTTTTTTAGTGTTGTGGTTAAGAGTCTAATCACAAACcatgatttcattttctgttttaatcacAGAGTTGAACCATTTCATATTGCTCTCCCATAGTGAGAGGAGCTGAGGTGTGAAAGGAATAGCAATGACTGTGAGAGGCAGAGGGAaccatgtgcgtgtgtgtgtgtatgattgcTGTAGAGCCAGGGCATTAGAGTAGTGCGGCTGCTGCTTAATGGAAACGAATTAACTGTTTCTGATATGAATGTATGCATGTCGGGAGAatcctgcttttcttttctccatatTCTGTCTGCAGTTCTGACTCTAACTTACATACAGCAGTAACACAGATCGTAATACCAAGAGAACTCTAATCATATGAGAAATTAAGATTACTTTAGCATACATTTAATATATGAAGTGCAGCTTCATTTACAGATGTGaagagagggatgagaggagCATTTTATGAATCTCATTTAGCACACATCATATAATTAGGCAAGGATGGATGGTTTGAGCTGGTGACAAATTTATTTTATGCAGCATCATAGCGTCAGCTCCTAAATACTCTATGTATCACTACATTCCTTTTTTGTATTCAAGTAAAATTTCTAATCTTGTCCTTTATTGCACATAAACTAAAGTATCTGTTAATATTAGAAGCTAAGttcaagaaaaagaaaaacaatcataCTAAAAAcgattttaaaacataaactatggtatcatctgcaaagaggcattgattttttttaaatgagaatgtccTATGGCATAACAATTGACTACAGATATTTAACATTTTCCAAATGACCTCTAGTGATATCCCCCCCCCAACTGCTGCTCCGTTATATTCATACATTAAGTCTTTCCACTATAAACTTGTACAATTCTTCATATCACATTATGTGGTGGAAGTTGCAGAGGTACaattttacaatgaaaacatgatAAACATGCAAGCTTGGtccattacattttattttattttgtctcaacAAGAGAAACATTTGGTTCATAGACCACAAGTTGGATGTCAGTTCCTGTTTAACTTTTCATTGGCATATTTATCTTAATTATACTAAAAGTATGGCAAACATTTCAACATATTTTACCCTGTTACGCATAAATGTGCTTGGAGATTTCGAAATGTTAAGGTTAAGTTGTTAAGGTTAATGGGCCTTAAGTTGTGAAGAAACAAATTTCAGTCCGACGTGTCCTTTGAGTGCATTACATTAATTAAAGACTTGATAATTAAGTTTCACTTTTCAACACTAAGATAAAGGGCATTCAGATCACACAACCTCTCATGAAGCATCATGTGAGCTTCTGTCCCATCATTTAGGTTTTCTATATTATGGTAGTCAGGGACCATTTTTCACTGATATATCTCTCAACAACGATGACAATCAATATTCCATGAATAGGCAGCAGGCCCTATTGTAGAGATTTAATTGAGATTTATTATGGGTAAAtattacacaaatacacaaccatgtgcatacacacacacacaaacacaagtatTGAAATCCTGACACTAGTATAGATACTCTTAAGCTTGTGCAAAGAAACATCACGCATTATGTTGTGATTTGATACCTAGACTGTGATACTGTGACATGATGCCAccataatacacacaaaaaacatttgtttatttttacaagtcatcattgtttttattttattttggcactTTACTCCCCTCCATTTCCAAGGGGGCCATTCAAATTAACGGAATCTAATAGTATAAAAGAGAAGCTTTTAATTTCAATAAGATCCAAATGGAGAAATTCTGATGTGAATCAAAGGACTAAACCATCACACTTTATGAAGAAAACACACTCAAGTGACTTGctttatttctcatttattgATACAAATTAAGATGAAGAGCACAGAGTCTCAAACTTTTCCATAACAAGACTCCcaactgtacagtaaatgcatttAATTGAAACCTAAAATAGAATTTGGTTGTGGTAGCTGCTAAATTTATCTGTAGAGgttcaaatctttttctttgttttgcttttcaagGACGTGGTAGTTTCCAAAACCCAGtgagaaccactgctttagCAAGTAGCCCAATTCCACATGGTCTGAATCTAACACTGTATTACAGGGTTGGGGTCGATTCAGGATGCCTTGATGGAgtaaaacacacatcacacatgaCACTATAAAAGGAAACAGTATTAGAGCATGAGACAAATTAAAACTagtacaaattaaaaacataaactaTATTTTTTCTACGTTATAAGCACTCAGTGGAATTGACCCCAACCTTGCCTAAGCCATCAGTCTTTGTAAAGTACACAGTTTCCAGGGAATTGAAAAAAGATATTTGAACGACCTTAGCCAGCTCTTATACAATGTTGTTTGTAGGTCCCGAGGCTGtctgttttgtaaaaaaacaacaacacatttttacctGTTGACTTTCTATGCTGTTGTTTCTGTATAAATGTTCTATTGTTCAGTGCATGTTGTAACTTTGGCGTTGTGACTGGTTGTGATTCACACAGAGCCAGTACttgtcatgtaaaaaaaaagtgtctcaATGTCCCAAGATATTTCTATTTCTTAAGAAAAGCAACATTCCCTTGGATGactcaaaatgaaataaatcagatCACTTTACATTTTGATTAGGAATTGCTGACTTtcattttactgataatttGCAGTTTTTGATGCAAACCAAAATTGTAGTAAGGACAGTAAATTTATTATATTCTGACTAAGAAATATggactttcattcattcatgttaataaacatttacatataGTTGCACTGACCTGGAGAAGATTAACTAAAATTATAACTAAAAAGGCACAATTGAGCATTGACCAGCACTCAGAACAAGTTTAGTGACCAGTGTTTGTAATTATTCTGGCCGGTTTGTAATTATACTGGCAGATTGTTCTTTATACACGTGGCTGAGTAAATATGTACAGGAGGGAGGCTAatagaaggaaggaggaggaggttagATGAAGAGGAAGCTGTGGGCTGTTGGGCAGGAGCAGGCCTCCAGCCTCCCCACACGCCTCCACACACCCCTGCATCGAGGGTTTCCCACCGCCTGCCACTGGAGAGACTGTCTTCTGCAGGAAGGAGGGAGTGAGGATTGAGTTAGTGGTCACAAGATTTCTCTTTAAATTCAAGTGATAAACAGTGTTGCCATCTAGTGGTAGTCCTCACTGTTACCGTTCAGATCTAAGAGATAATGTGTAGATCTGTggtctgaaacacaaacaaaaacaaaccctgGAAATGTGACCCAGGTTGTTGTATCACAACTGATCCACATATCAGTACTCAATCCACCACTGCACCTCTCAAAATACAGACACAGGAAACAGAaagtcagaaacagaaacaggtaGAAACAGTGTTATACATGCTAGATCTTTGCAGATACCAGCACCAGGATATTCTGTCTATGCAGTGGGACACTGTGTGTTGGCTGCACAGATAAGGTCATATATCTGCAGATATATTATTAGTGGGCCAAGGTTATCCTAATCCgaattttaatttataattaagTATATCCTTAAAGGAATAGGtcgacattttgggatatatgcttatttgctttcatagcaagagttagaggagaagatcgataccactctcgaaagtacagtaaatatgaagctacccttagcagctggttagcttagcttagcacaaagactggaaaaaggaaaacaggtagccaggctctgtccaaaagtaacaaaatccggctccagctacatatttacaatacagacatatgagtggtatcaatcttctcatctaacttgcaagaatgcaaataagtgcatttcccaaaatgtcaaacaattcctGTAAACTGGATTGCTCCTTGGCATATGAAAGGGTAACATTCATTTCATTAGTCCCTTCATGCCTTGGTCGACTTTTCCATGATTCTTCCTGTCATACAGTAAATCCCTACTGCTATAATGTTTAAGTGCTGTTCCATGAACAAAAAAGGGAATTTTCCGGTCCAAAGGAGCAAGTTGACAACAGTGAAAGATTCAGTTGCAGATTATGTCCGGAATACattatattcacatttcctgtgtATAGTggaccaaacaaacaaatatattgtATACACATtagtaaacaaacaatattcAAAGCATTTAAATCAATCAGTGATATTTTGTTATTACCTATTATAAATCATGAAGGACAAGTGGTGTGTTTTAAATACAAGTAATAACAGCTGTAATTCCTTCCTAATTTTCCCATGTGTTATACTGTTTTTAGATGGTAATTACAGAATACTTGACTCTGCCATTGGGTGAAACGGAAAGGTCACCTTTATTAGTGTAGTGATGTTATGTTCAACACTGAGTTTCTTTACATATGAGGAAAATTAACTTAGGGCTAATTTCATGGTTGAATAAACCCctggctttaaaaacaaataccgTCTACCATCTATCTCTTATGGTCATTAACATTTCCTGAACAACTCAAGTTTAAATTTGTGAGGCTTTCTAAAATCAAAGAATGTTAACTGTCCaaactttttcttgtttttatcatgGTGACAAAAAGGCAACAAGTGAGTTGTGATGTGACAATGTTTTGATGCAAGAGACATTCTAATAATCTTGCGAACAATACTCTCCATTCTTTCCTCTCTTACCTGTCCTCGTCCTTTTCCTCTCCGTCTCCGGCACAGTGTGTCTGTCCAGCAGCGAGAGCAGGCGGCTGGCACTCGACACACACACGGTGTCCCTCCCTCAGGTACTGCATCCACTGGGTGTGTGGGCCTGCGCTCTGCTGGCATCCTATTGTCAGAGAGGTCAACTGAAACTGGACACAGTACCtattttacacaaacacacagacacacacatgcacaaaccaAACTCAGACTAAACACATACTGACAATTCATGAGAATGTATCAAAGGCAAAAAGAgtgtaatttcacatttttctggACTCTCTGAAAGTGTTACCCTATAATGTCGCTGCTTTCAGGGATGTCTCTTTTCTTCCTGGCATTGCCATAGCCACCCGTGATAATAAGTGCTGGGACTGCAGAGGGAGCAGACATGATAAGAGCATTACATGTGACCACATGTTGCAGTACTGGGCctcatacattacattacaaaatgAGCATATGCTGCGAAAATGTTCATAAAAGAAGGATACTCTGGTGTGTAATTTTCAAATTAAGGAAgtcaagaaaaaaatgaaggtaAATCTGCACTCTTGAGATAACAtcctgtttgatttattttacaacGAGGTAACCTCAGAGAACACTCTTTGTCCTTAATTCAAACTAGTATTGATGttctataaaaaacaaaaatgtttctctCACCAACAGGTAATTGTCAAAATCAGTATTTACTGTAGGATTATCACAACTTTTATATTCACTGTCTAAATTTCTGTCCAACACTGTTGCCATATCTAAAATAACAAggcagtaataaaaaaaaatcccttgtTCTGCATGTGACTCTCTTTTTTTGAATATCCTTCCAGAAAATACCAATACAGTGTTACATTATGTTACATTTAATTACTGATGAATCAGATGTGTAGCCTAATGATCTATCCTCTGATCAGTTAATCAGGTGTGGGTGTATGATGTGGTTTTTGGTATTATTTGGTTTTCACTAACATGTCTTTTACAGGTCATTTAACAATGAggtactttttttgtttttgtttacattgctAGGGTCTAAGAAACTCCAGTCCTAGCTGTTACCTTCAGATGCAACCCGGTCTAATCACACTTTAGAATAACCCTGTTTACCTAAGTGGCCTTTTAAGCCAGTGATAGTTTTCATTTAATAACTTTCAGCAACACAAATTCTGCTAATATACACATACTGTCTGACTCAATGGGTGAGCTGTCTTCAGGTTACTACATAGAGTAATTACACTGACTCTGAGTTTAAAAGAATGTCAGAGAGTAATGTGATCATTACATGGATGTGCGGAAGGATCCGGGTAGATTTTACTCACCAAGTGAGTTGGGACAGTGCCCTTGCTGAGACCAGTACTCTGCACAGCCGGCATGCTCCTCCAGATGGGGACAGGGTTCGCCTGCATTGAGCGGCTCCTGTAGGGTCGTCCTGCTCCGCCTGCGGACGGTGGCCCTGCAGGGCTCAGCACATCCTGACCACTCCGTCCACTCACTCACCACACAGGACACCGCTGAGGGGAAAAGAGCACATACAGCTGAGACAGACTTCACTGGGTTGGTTCGGAGGGGGGTTCACTGAGGTAGATACATAGGCCAATGGAGATCAAACCTGTGGCCTCCTGTTAATAGGATAGTTTCACTATGACCATTTGCCAGTTTGGGAGAATTTTTTAAAGCCACACAGCTTGCTATAGCATAGAAATTTGGCTTTTAatataaaatcataataatagaATTTtgttaaagttattttattagttctttttttttggttctttgtgttttttcctcatGTATATGGtgtattttattgacaaaaggGGAAAGAACTCATAAACAAAATTCACTCACTGTTCTGTGGAGAACGTTTCTATAACGTTTAATAGTTTTCTTGTCAGCACAAACCCACCTGGGCAGGCTGTCTCATAGTCGTGGCAGCAGTCCAGCGTGGACACACAGGCTTGGTCGCAGTAGCAGGTCCCATAGGACCGGTCAGATCTCCATCCTCTGCTGATGCATGACGGGTTCCGGCCGGTGCAGCACAGACCCGTTTCCCGACAGCCCGACTGACAACGACCGACGAGGAATAAAGACACTCCCAGACAAACCAAAGTGACAGAGCTGCTCCTCCAGACTGTCATCACGAAGGACCGTGCAGCATGCACTTCAACAAGTTTAGGAAGTTCCGTGCGCTATGCAACAATTTAAACCACTTAGCAGTAATCCCTGTCTGAAGATACTCACCAGAGCAGTGTTTCTACTGTCCTGATAAAATGAACTCCTATCATCAGCCAGCACTGCGACCACCAGGAATTAAAGCACTGGTTGGTGGGCTGGAAGTCATTCATGTGTCAACCGTTATCTCTTAAAGTAACAGTTCACTACTGAAGGTAAAGTGCTACACTCAACAGGAAAAAGTAGACCcacaaaactgaatttaatgtgACAATGTTAGATGAATTAGGCAACTATTAGATCAAATAAAGATATAAATCATAATAAATTGGTTAATTTGTGGCCAAATGCATCGCTTTCCTAATctgaaaagaaactgaaaagaaaaatctcttTCCACAGTTCTTGTATTTTTGCTTTAGTTTGTCCTGCCTTACAAGATATTAAACATTACCCTGTCCTGCTGTGTGTAATAGCCACAATACTATGTGCAGAAAAGAAGAGTGATATGAAAAGATAAAGGCACCACACCTACAATACAAAGTCCCCCACTGAGCTGCATTTGCAtggcattttacattttccGTGGAAGCCATCAGTAAAATGtataggaaaaaaagaagaaacttgCAAAaccacagtaaaaaaaagtctgtttgcTTAAATTCTTTCACCACCTCTCTCTTTCGATCTGTCGGTGAAGCA
It contains:
- the si:dkey-7k24.5 gene encoding somatomedin-B and thrombospondin type-1 domain-containing protein — protein: MTVWRSSSVTLVCLGVSLFLVGRCQSGCRETGLCCTGRNPSCISRGWRSDRSYGTCYCDQACVSTLDCCHDYETACPAVSCVVSEWTEWSGCAEPCRATVRRRSRTTLQEPLNAGEPCPHLEEHAGCAEYWSQQGHCPNSLVPALIITGGYGNARKKRDIPESSDIIGYCVQFQLTSLTIGCQQSAGPHTQWMQYLREGHRVCVECQPPALAAGQTHCAGDGEEKDEDRRQSLQWQAVGNPRCRGVWRRVGRLEACSCPTAHSFLFI